In Anopheles bellator chromosome 2, idAnoBellAS_SP24_06.2, whole genome shotgun sequence, the genomic stretch CCGAAACGCTTTTCTCACGGGCGATCAAATTACAAGCGCCGATGTCGCCGTCTGGAGTCTTCTGGCACCGGACGGCACTCTCAAGGGAGCGGTCAACATTGATAATCTGCTCCGCTGGTACCGTCAAATAGCGGCTATGCCCGAAGTGCAGGCGGCCCTCGCTGTTCTTCCCCTGAAAGAGCTAAGCTTTGCATCGCTGCAGTGCAGCAACCGGTTCGGCGGATTGCACCACATCGTGCTGAACCCTGAGATAGCCGACTTCGAAGGTGAGCTACTGGCGGAGACGGCCGCCAACATTGCCGAAACTGTTCAGCGCGACGAGATTGAGGCGGCCCGGACGGCTTTTGCTGATATCGACGAACGGGCAATTCGCGATGAGCCGCGCATTGTGTTGCCGAAGGCGGGCCAGAAAAACAATCTCGTTACGTCGGCCCTGCCGTACGTGAACAATGTGCCGCATCTGGGCAACATCGTCGGCTGCGTGCTGTCGGCGGACATTTTCGCGCGCTACTCGCGGCTCTGCGGCTACAACACGCTGTACATCGGTGGCACGGATGAGTACGGAACGGCCACTGAGACAAAGGCATTGGCCGAAAATTTAACGCCACGGCAGGTCTGCGACAAGTACTTTGACGTGCACAACTCCATCTACCGCTGGTTCGGTATCGGGTTCGATTACTTTGGCCGCACCACGACCACCGAACAGACGCACATCGTACAGGAGCTCTTCAAGGAACTGTACGCCAAAGGGTTCATCGAAACGAGGTCGGTCGACCAGCTGCTGTGTCAAAAGTGTGATCGCTACCTGGCCGACCGGTTCGTCGAAGGGACTTGTCCACATCCCGGCTGCGGTTACGAAGACGCACGCGGGGACCAGTGCGACAAGTGCGGTAAACTGGTGAACGCAATCGACCTGCTGCGGCCACGATGCAAAATGTGCAACTCTTCGCCGGTCATTCGCGAATCGAGTCAGTTCTTCCTTGACCTACCGAAGATTGAACCGTCGCTACGCGAATGGGTTGACAAAGCCGAATCGGGCTGGACCCACAATGCCCGGGTAATTACGCGTGCCTGGTTGAAGGAGGGTCTTAGATCCCGGTGCATTACGCGCGACCTCAAGTGGGGCATTCCGGTGCCCCTCGAAGGGTACGAAAGTAAGGTGTTTTACGTGTGGTTCGACGCACCGATCGGATACATTTCGATCACGAGCCGCTACTGCAAGGagtggcgacggtggtggcaacCGGACACGGCCCACACGGGCGTTAAGGTGGACTTGTATCAGTTCATGGCGAAGGATAATGTGCCGTTCCATTCTGTTATGTTTCCCGCTTCGCTACTGGGCGTGAACAAGGGACACACGCTCGTATCGCACATCATGGCTACGGAGTACCTCAACTACGAGGACGGCAAGTTTAGCAAGAGCCGTGGCATCGGCGTGTTTGGCAACGACGCGCAGGACACTGGAATCCCGGCCGACGTGTGGCGCTTCTATTTGGCAGCGTGCCGACCCGAAGGCCAAGATTCGTCGTTCAGTTGGAACGATCTGCAGGCACGGAATAATAACGAACTGTTGAAAAATCTGGGCAACTTTGCCAATCGGGCGCTCGTGTTTTGTGAGAAGTTCTTCGATTCCGTCATCCCGCCGATGAATCTCACCGAGGAGGACTATACGCTCCTGGCGCTGGCTAACCGCGAACTGAAAGGCTACGTGCAGCAGATGGAGAAGGCCCGCATGCGGGACGGCATCCGGCATTTGCTCCAGATTTCTCGCTACGGCAATCAGTTCATGCAAACCGAAGAACCGTGGGTAAAGGTCAAGGGAACGGACGATCAGAAGGCACGGGCCGGCACCGTGATTGGACTCTGCTGCAATTTTGTCTGTAAGACCTTCGAAAATAATCCTTCAGCCTCCACAAGAAGTGATTATAAGATTATATGTCTTCTTTTTCAGGCTTACTGGCAACGCTAATCTTTCCGTTCATGCCCTCGACGGCCCGCAATCTGTACTGCCAGCTGAATGTGCGTGGAGGACACATCAATTCCGAGTACGTAAATACGCCTCCCTTGGATTATACGTGATGCGGGTTGCTTTAGTGTTCAATTCTTCACTTCCAGCAAACCACTGCTTCGCACGAGCCTACCAAGTGGCCATC encodes the following:
- the LOC131208871 gene encoding methionine--tRNA ligase, cytoplasmic — encoded protein: MIIYTNTGNPFGLKLLICANLAKREVQVKHVTLNDPAVGDMKHLPLLELDSGVQLFSTDVAVKYILSKEDASATVVQRDEWLEWSSKRLAPALTHNMAVGTRADPNTKPILNTLVKMLDDCLSRNAFLTGDQITSADVAVWSLLAPDGTLKGAVNIDNLLRWYRQIAAMPEVQAALAVLPLKELSFASLQCSNRFGGLHHIVLNPEIADFEGELLAETAANIAETVQRDEIEAARTAFADIDERAIRDEPRIVLPKAGQKNNLVTSALPYVNNVPHLGNIVGCVLSADIFARYSRLCGYNTLYIGGTDEYGTATETKALAENLTPRQVCDKYFDVHNSIYRWFGIGFDYFGRTTTTEQTHIVQELFKELYAKGFIETRSVDQLLCQKCDRYLADRFVEGTCPHPGCGYEDARGDQCDKCGKLVNAIDLLRPRCKMCNSSPVIRESSQFFLDLPKIEPSLREWVDKAESGWTHNARVITRAWLKEGLRSRCITRDLKWGIPVPLEGYESKVFYVWFDAPIGYISITSRYCKEWRRWWQPDTAHTGVKVDLYQFMAKDNVPFHSVMFPASLLGVNKGHTLVSHIMATEYLNYEDGKFSKSRGIGVFGNDAQDTGIPADVWRFYLAACRPEGQDSSFSWNDLQARNNNELLKNLGNFANRALVFCEKFFDSVIPPMNLTEEDYTLLALANRELKGYVQQMEKARMRDGIRHLLQISRYGNQFMQTEEPWVKVKGTDDQKARAGTVIGLCCNFVCLLATLIFPFMPSTARNLYCQLNVRGGHINSDKPLLRTSLPSGHRIGKPAVLFSKIEDSRLAELKTKYGGQQPAKEPAGTNNPPQQQQTGSLSLKDAQKAVDEQAAKVRKIKSSGADRSAWQPEVNLLLELKKQLQALSQPRTSESTAKAPKEPQPAVETACDPLAVKALEEEIALQGDKVRQLKSSSSDKTVWQPEVSLLLSLKKKLASLTGSTPAAAAKGPSVGRKQGGKK